In Mercurialis annua linkage group LG5, ddMerAnnu1.2, whole genome shotgun sequence, a single genomic region encodes these proteins:
- the LOC126682282 gene encoding protein LAZY 1, whose protein sequence is MRLLGWMHNKLRHTSTPPFKDLTIGTYYSCLSATTSPDEKVHHSGPRFDSRYNKGGKNISEIEAKVLDANYEDETSTAMSELFHGFLAIGTLGSKPINSEPATPTFPLSFENSVDEKTEVTENELNLLNDELEKFLEAEAEEEGFNESLARSSYVSTITLSGMQMEGANTEDNGKTALFPLQEYLFNSLIELPETGVDGKKEKASLGEMFQRTKITEDICPEVEGNEKMHAKQAHKPAKHLIKKILRKLYASSTKSEHAASNNAASFFSTKKKFNKVLRMFHRKVHPENPKAEKEFIQSQDEEHIKFSPGLKSMEEMPCYKNTLNLSQYVLSGSDSSGNREHWIKTDADYLVLEL, encoded by the exons ATGAGG TTACTAGGTTGGATGCACAATAAATTACGGCATACTAGCACGCCGCCATTCAAGGATTTGACAATAG GGAcctattattcttgtctttcaGCAACAACATCCCCTGACGAGAAAGTCCACCATTCAGGACCAAGGTTTGACTCTAGATACAACAAAGGAGGAAAAAATATATCTGAAATTGAAGCCAAGGTATTGGATGCAAACTATGAAGATGAAACCTCTACAGCCATGTCTGAGCTTTTTCATGGCTTTCTTGCAATTGGAACTCTTGGTTCAAAACCAATCAACAGTGAGCCGGCAACACCAACATTTCCATTGTCTTTTGAAAATAGTGTAGATGAAAAAACAGAGGTGACAGAGAATGAATTGAATCTTCTTAATGATGAACTAGAAAAATTTCTTGAAGCTGAAGCTGAAGAAGAAGGTTTCAATGAATCATTGGCAAGGAGCAGTTATGTAAGCACTATTACACTCAGCGGCATGCAAATGGAGGGAGCAAATACTGAAGATAATGGAAAGACAGCACTATTTCCCCTTCAAGAATACTTGTTTAACTCATTAATAGAACTTCCGGAAACAGGAGTTGATGGAAAGAAGGAAAAGGCATCACTTGGAGAGATGTTTCAAAGAACAAAGATTACAGAGGATATTTGTCCAGAAGTGGAGGGGAATGAGAAGATGCATGCAAAGCAAGCACATAAGCCTGCTAAACACCTCATCAAGAAGATACTGAGAAAACTTTATGCTTCATCAACAAAATCGGAGCATGCTGCCAGTAATAATGCCGCCAGTTTTTTTTCAACCAAGAAAAAGTTTAACAAG GTTCTAAGAATGTTTCATAGAAAAGTTCATCCTGAAAACCCTAAAGCTGAAAAAGAATTCATCCAGTCACAGGATGAAGAACATATAAAGTTCTCTCCAGGATTAAAGTCAATGGAAGAGATGCCATGCTACAAGAACACCTTGAATCTATCACAGTATGTTCTGAGTGGCAGTGATTCAAGTGGAAACCGAGAACACTGGATCAAAACAGATGCAGACT ACTTGGTACTGGAGCTGTAG
- the LOC126682283 gene encoding ABC transporter I family member 11, chloroplastic isoform X1, with amino-acid sequence MATSTFSISSLIFQKPLQYQSAVSFSPKFPYRKFSSNKVNQFPKVSCDYSCFEIKDVSYRPPGTRLNLLNKVKFSLPEKSFGLIFGQSGSGKTTLLQILAGLSEPTSGSICIQRYGDDKNPCQSSKKLSPERVGIVFQFPERYFVADTILDEVIFGWPRQKGSLQLKEHLTMNLQKAITSVGLNGISLEKDPHSLSGGYKRRLALAIQLVQAPDLLILDEPLAGLDWKARADVVKLLKQLKKELTVLVVSHDLKELAALVDHSWRMEMGGFLKEELLPI; translated from the exons ATGGCTACCTCCACCTTCTCAATCTCCTCCTTGATTTTTCAGAAACCGCTTCAATATCAATCTGCAGTCTCATTCTCACCAAAATTTCCTTACAG GAAATTCAGTTCCAATAAAGTTAATCAGTTTCCTAAAGTCTCCTGTGATTACTCTTGCTTTGAG ATTAAGGACGTTAGCTATAGGCCTCCTGGAACACGGCTCAACCttttaaataaagttaaattttcTCTTCCTGAAAAAAG TTTTGGCTTGATTTTTGGACAGAGTGGGAGTGGAAAAACTACACTATTGCag ATTCTTGCAGGGTTAAGTGAACCAACATCAGGTTCTATTTGCATTCAGAGATATGGGGATGATAAGAATCCGTGTCAATCTTCTAAAAAGTTATCTCCGGAAAGAGTTGGCATCGTCTTTCAGTTTCCCGAGAG GTACTTTGTGGCAGATACTATACTTGATGAAGTTATATTTGGCTGGCCAAGGCAAAAGGGAAGCCTTCAATTGAAGGAACATCTTACTATGAATCTTCAGAAAGCTATCACTTCG GTTGGATTAAATGGGATCTCCCTGGAGAAAGATCCTCACTCCCTAAGTGGTGGCTACAAACGCAGGCTTGCTTTGGCAATCCAGTTA GTACAAGCCCCTGATCTGTTGATATTGGATGAACCTCTTGCGGGGCTTG ATTGGAAGGCGCGTGCAGATGTTGTAAAGCTTTTAAAGCAGCTAAAGAAAGAATTAACCGTACTTGTTGTCAGTCATGACCTCAA AGAGTTGGCAGCTCTAGTTGATCATTCATGGAGGATGGAGATGGGTGGATTTCTGAAGGAAGAGCTGCTTCCAATATGA
- the LOC126682283 gene encoding ABC transporter I family member 11, chloroplastic isoform X2 produces the protein MATSTFSISSLIFQKPLQYQSAVSFSPKFPYRKFSSNKVNQFPKVSCDYSCFEIKDVSYRPPGTRLNLLNKVKFSLPEKSFGLIFGQSGSGKTTLLQILAGLSEPTSGSICIQRYGDDKNPCQSSKKLSPERVGIVFQFPERYFVADTILDEVIFGWPRQKGSLQLKEHLTMNLQKAITSVGLNGISLEKDPHSLSGGYKRRLALAIQLVQAPDLLILDEPLAGLESWQL, from the exons ATGGCTACCTCCACCTTCTCAATCTCCTCCTTGATTTTTCAGAAACCGCTTCAATATCAATCTGCAGTCTCATTCTCACCAAAATTTCCTTACAG GAAATTCAGTTCCAATAAAGTTAATCAGTTTCCTAAAGTCTCCTGTGATTACTCTTGCTTTGAG ATTAAGGACGTTAGCTATAGGCCTCCTGGAACACGGCTCAACCttttaaataaagttaaattttcTCTTCCTGAAAAAAG TTTTGGCTTGATTTTTGGACAGAGTGGGAGTGGAAAAACTACACTATTGCag ATTCTTGCAGGGTTAAGTGAACCAACATCAGGTTCTATTTGCATTCAGAGATATGGGGATGATAAGAATCCGTGTCAATCTTCTAAAAAGTTATCTCCGGAAAGAGTTGGCATCGTCTTTCAGTTTCCCGAGAG GTACTTTGTGGCAGATACTATACTTGATGAAGTTATATTTGGCTGGCCAAGGCAAAAGGGAAGCCTTCAATTGAAGGAACATCTTACTATGAATCTTCAGAAAGCTATCACTTCG GTTGGATTAAATGGGATCTCCCTGGAGAAAGATCCTCACTCCCTAAGTGGTGGCTACAAACGCAGGCTTGCTTTGGCAATCCAGTTA GTACAAGCCCCTGATCTGTTGATATTGGATGAACCTCTTGCGGGGCTTG AGAGTTGGCAGCTCTAG
- the LOC126680070 gene encoding uncharacterized protein LOC126680070, protein MGRAKKGPKFAVMKKMITSKAIKNYKEEVLNPKKKDLSKDKLPRNVPQVSSALYFKYNTALGPPYRVLIDTNFINFSIQNKLDLEKAMMDCLYAKCTPCITDCVMAELEKLGQKYRVALRIAKDPRFERIPCIHKGTYADDCIVDRVTQHKCYIVATCDRDLKRRIRKVPGVPIMYITQHKYSIERLPEATLGGAPRF, encoded by the exons ATGGGAAGAGCTAAAAAAGGGCCTAAATTTGCCGTTATGAAGAAGATGATTACCTCCAAAGCAATTAAAAA TTACAAAGAAGAGGTTTTGAATCCTAAGAAAAAAGATCTATCCAAGGACAAGCTCCCTAGAAATGT ACCGCAAGTTTCTTCCGCGCTTTACTTCAAGTACAACACTGCATTAGGGCCGCCGTACAGGGTTTTGATTGATACTAACTTTATCAACTTCTCCATCCAGAATAAA TTGGATTTGGAGAAGGCAATGATGGATTGTCTGTACGCAAAAT GTACGCCATGTATCACAGATTGTGTCATGGCAGAACTTGAGAAGTTAGGTCAGAAATACCGTGTTGCTCTAAG GATTGCTAAGGATCCACGTTTTGAGAGAATCCCATGCATCCATAAAGGAACTTACGCGGATGACTGCATCGTTGACAGGGTAACTCAG CATAAATGTTACATTGTTGCAACATGCGATCGAGATTTGAAGCGTAGGATACGGAAG GTCCCTGGTGTGCCAATTATGTACATTACACAACACAAATACTCTATTGAGCGGTTGCCCGAGGCAACTTTAGGTGGAG CTCCGAGATTTTGA